One Pyrus communis chromosome 4, drPyrComm1.1, whole genome shotgun sequence genomic region harbors:
- the LOC137733026 gene encoding phospholipid-transporting ATPase 3-like — protein sequence MSGWNRSSRGARLGGRNSSSQPERTSTTRTVRLGRVQPQAPGHRTIFCNDREANIPVRFSGNSISTTKYNFFTFLPKGLFEQFRRVANLYFLTISILSTTPISPVHPVTNVVPLSLVLFVSLVKEAFEDWKRFQNDMTINNASVDVLQDQKWESIPWKKLQVGDIVRIKQNGYFPADLLFLAGTNPDGVCYIETANLDGETNLKIRKALEKTWDYSTPEKASEFKGEVQCEQPNNSLYTFTGNLIIDKQTLPLSPNQLLLRGCSLRNTEYIVATVIFTGHETKVMMNAMNVPSKRSTLERKLDKLILALFAFLFMLCLIGAIGSGVFINHKYYYLGLRGKKNADSSYSSFDPNNRFLVILLTMFTLITLYSTIIPISLYVSIEMIKFIQSTQYINNDLRMYHVESNTPALARTSNLNEELGQVEYIFSDKTGTLTRNLMEFFKCSIGGEVYGTGITEIERGIAEQNGIKLDEGYNSGNAAHEKGFNFDDPKLMRGGWRNEPNPDLCKEFFRCLAICHTVLPEGDESPEKITYQAASPDESALVIAAKNFGFFFYRRTPTTIYVRESHTEKVGKVQDVSYEILNVLEFNSTRKRQSVVCRYTDGRLVLYCKGADNVIYERLAYGQDDLKKVSREHLELFGSAGLRTLCLAYRDLSPDTYESWNEKFIQAKSSLRDREKKLDEVAELIEKDLILIGCTAIEDKLQEGVPNCIETLSRAGIKIWVLTGDKMETAINIAYACNLINNEMKQFIISSETDLIREVEDRGDQVEIARVIREEVKKQLRRCLEEAQNYLHSVSHPKLALVIDGKCLMYALDPILRVTLLNLSLNCNSVVCCRVSPLQKAQVTSMVKKGAKKITLSIGDGANDVSMIQAAHVGVGISGQEGMQAVMASDFAIAQFRFLTDLLLVHGRWSYIRLCKVITYFFYKNLTFTLTQFWFTFQTGFSGQRFYDDWFQSLYNVIFTALPVIIVGLFDKDVSAALSKKYPELYKEGIRNAFFKWRVVAVWGFFSVYQSLIFYYFVTSSSDRGQNSSGKMFGLWDVSTMAFTCVVVTVNFRLIMMCNSITRWHYISVGGSIAAWFIFIFVYCIIDQKKNLYYVIYVLMSTFYFYFTLLLVPVFALFGDFVYQGIQRWFFPFDYQIIQEVHRHEPEGRSREDLLEIGNQLTPAEARSFAVAQLPREGSKHTGFAFDSPGYESFFASQLGVHAPQKAWDVARRASMKRTPKKK from the exons ATGAGTGGGTGGAATCGGTCCTCGAGAGGAGCGAGGCTGGGTGGTCGCAATTCGAGTTCGCAGCCCGAGCGGACGTCGACGACTCGGACGGTTCGGCTCGGGAGAGTCCAGCCACAGGCGCCGGGTCACCGCACTATTTTCTGCAACGATCGCGAGGCTAACATTCCAGTCAGATTCTCG GGGAATTCTATATCAACTACAAAGTACAACTTCTTTACTTTTTTGCCAAAAGGACTCTTTGAACAG TTCAGGCGGGTAGCTAACCTGTACTTTCTTACGATCTCAATTCTATCAACAACGCCAATCAG TCCTGTGCATCCTGTAACCAATGTGGTCCCTCTGAGTTTGGTGctttttgtttctcttgttAAGGAAGCATTTGAGGATTGG AAGCGCTTCCAGAATGATATGACCATAAATAATGCTTCTGTTGATGTCTTGCAAGATCAAAAATGGGAAAGTATTCCCTGGAAAAAGTTGCAGGTTGGAGATATTGTTAGG ATCAAGCAGAACGGATATTTCCCTGCAGATCTGCTTTTTCTTGCTGGTACAAACCCCGATGGTGTCTGCTACATTGAG aCTGCAAATTTGGACGGGGAGACTAATTTGAAGATCCGAAAAGCATTAGAAAAGACTTGGGATTACTCGACTCCTGAGAAAGCATCTGAATTCAAGG GAGAAGTGCAGTGTGAACAACCTAACAATTCATTGTACACCTTCACTGGAAATCTCATTATTGACAAGCAGACGTTACCTCTATCTCCAAACCAACTTTTGCTGCGA GGTTGCAGTCTCAGGAATACTGAGTACATTGTTGCGACTGTTATATTTACAGGTCATGAAACCAAG GTTATGATGAATGCCATGAATGTTCCTTCGAAAAGAAGTACACTGGAGAGGAAACTTGACAAACTGATACTCGCACTTTTTGCTTTTCTCTTTATGTTGTGTTTGATTGGAGCTATTGGCAG TGGTGTATTCATCAACCACAAGTACTACTACTTAGGTCTCCGGGGGAAAAAGAATGCTGACTCATCATACAGCTCATTTGACCCTAATAACCGTTTTCTG GTTATCCTTCTGACGATGTTTACCCTCATTACTTTGTACTCAACAATAATCCCTATTTCTCTTTATGTTTCCATTGAG ATGATCAAATTTATCCAGTCTACCCAATATATCAATAATGACTTGCGTATGTACCATGTCGAAAGCAATACCCCTGCTTTGGCTAGGACTTCGAATTTGAATGAGGAACTTGGACAG GTGGAATATATCTTTTCTGATAAAACTGGAACTCTAACAAGAAACTTGATGGAGTTCTTTAAGTGTTCAATTGGAGGGGAGGTGTATGGAACTGGTATCACTGAAATTGAAAGGGGAATAGCAGAGCAGAATGGTATAAAACTTGATgag GGGTACAATTCAGGCAATGCAGCCCATGAGAAGGGATTTAACTTTGATGATCCTAAGCTTATGCGAGGAGGTTGGAGGAATGAGCCTAATCCTGATCTTTGTAAG GAATTCTTCAGATGCCTTGCTATATGTCACACGGTGCTTCCTGAGGGTGATGAGTCCCCGGAAAAAATCACATATCAAGCTGCATCCCCTGATGAGTCTGCTTTGGTAATTGCTGCAAAGAACTTCGGCTTCTTCTTTTACAG ACGTACACCGACAACAATATATGTGCGTGAATCTCACACCGAGAAAGTCGGTAAAGTCCAAGATGTGTCTTACGAGATTCTCAATGTACTTGAATTTAATAG TACGAGGAAGCGTCAGTCTGTTGTATGCCGTTACACAGATGGCAGGCTTGTTTTGTACTGCAAG GGTGCTGATAATGTAATCTACGAGAGATTGGCATATGGACAAGATGATTTGAAAAAAGTATCTAGGGAACACTTGGAATTATTTGGATCTGCTGGATTACGTACTCTTTGCCTGGCCTATAGAGATTTAAGTCCTGATACATATGAAAGCTGGAATGAGAAATTTATTCAGGCTAAATCCTCTCTAAGGGATCGTGAAAAGAAGTTGGATGAG GTGGCAGAACTCATAGAGAAAGATCTCATTTTGATTGGATGCACTGCCATTGAAGACAAGCTTCAAGAAGGAGTTCCAAATTGCATAGAGACTCTATCAAGAGCTGGTATTAAGATTTGGGTGCTAACGGGGGACAAGATGGAAACTGCAATAAATATAGCTTATG CCTGCAATTTGATCAACAATGAAATGAAACAGTTCATTATCAGTTCAGAAACTGATTTGATTAGGGAAGTTGAGGACAGG GGAGACCAAGTGGAAATTGCACGTGTCATTAGAGAAGAAGTAAAAAAACAACTAAGGAGGTGCCTTGAGGAAGCGCAGAACTATCTTCACAGTGTGTCTCACCCAAAACTAGCACTTGTAATAGATGGGAAGTGCTTGATGTATGCCTTAGACCCCATTCTACGAGTGACGCTACTGAACTTGAGCTTGAATTGTAACTCAGTTGTTTGCTGTCGGGTTTCCCCTTTACAGAAAGCACAG GTGACAAGTATGGTAAAAAAAGGTGCAAAGAAGATAACACTGAGCATTGGTGACGGTGCCAATGATGTGAGCATGATCCAAGCTGCTCATGTTGGCGTTGGAATAAGTGGGCAAGAAGGAATGCAAGCAGTGATGGCTAGTGATTTTGCTATTGCCCAGTTCCGTTTTCTTACTGATTTACTGCTTGTGCATGGACGGTGGTCATATATTAGATTATGCAAG GTTATTACGTACTTCTTTTACAAGAATCTTACATTCACACTGACTCAATTTTGGTTCACCTTCCAAACTGGATTTTCTGGTCAAAGATTCTACGATGATTGGTTTCAGTCATTGTATAATGTCATATTCACAGCCTTGCCTGTAATCATTGTCGGGCTTTTTGACAAG GATGTGAGTGCAGCCCTCTCCAAGAAGTACCCTGAACTATACAAGGAGGGAATAAGAAATGCATTTTTCAAATGGAGGGTTGTGGCCGTATGGGGCTTCTTCTCAGTTTACCAATCCTTAATCTTCTATTATTTTGTCACTTCCTCGAGTGATCGTGGTCAAAATTCATCCGGAAAGATGTTTGGACTTTGGGATGTCAGCACAATGGCCTTTACTTGTGTTGTAGTGACAGTCAACTTTCGTTTGATTATGATGTGCAATTCAATCACAAGGTGGCATTATATTAGTGTTGGAGGAAGCATTGCAGCGTGGTTTATATTTATCTTCGTATATTGTATCATAGACCAGAAG AAAAATCTTTATTACGTCATATACGTCCTGATGAGTACCTTCTATTTCTACTTTACACTTCTGCTAGTCCCAGTTTTTGCACTTTTTGGCGACTTCGTTTACCAAGG GATCCAGAGATGGTTCTTCCCGTTCGATTATCAAATAATTCAGGAAGTTCACAGGCATGAGCCCGAAGGTAGAAGCAGGGAAGATTTACTGGAAATCGGAAACCAGCTCACACCAGCTGAGGCAAGGAGCTTTGCCGTAGCTCAACTCCCCAGGGAGGGATCAAAACACACTGGATTTGCTTTTGACTCGCCTGGATACGAATCATTTTTCGCTTCCCAGCTGGGAGTCCATGCCCCTCAAAAAGCATGGGATGTCGCTCGGAGAGCCAGCATGAAAAGGACACCGAAAAAGAAATAA
- the LOC137732053 gene encoding transcription factor BHLH089-like, protein MDPPTLVNECSFSNANATSFNFSEMWEFPMNGTGASAGDSGGALGLRRPNFSQSFAQFGDVSGAIRDVLAGSDPNPMRGHGGAARKRREADDESPKSSGNIGASDCDGKRLKRSARCRDESTRELKAEVETSSGKPAEQNAQPPDPPKQDYIHVRARRGQATDSHSLAERARREKISERMKILQDLVPGCNKVIGKALVLDEIINYIQSLQRQVEFLSMKLEAVNTRMNRGIEAFPAKDFGQQTFDSAAMAFGTQPRREYNRGNSPEWLHMQVGGGFDRTT, encoded by the exons ATGGATCCGCCGACGCTCGTAAACGAGTGCTCGTTCTCCAACGCCAATGCGACGTCGTTTAATTTCTCTGAGATGTGGGAGTTCCCGATGAATGGAACCGGCGCGAGCGCCGGTGACTCCGGCGGAGCTTTGGGGCTGCGCAGGCCTAACTTTTCGCAGAGTTTCGCGCAGTTTGGGGACGTCTCGGGTGCGATTCGGGACGTCTTGGCCGGTAGTGATCCGAATCCGATGAGAGGGCATGGCGGTGCCGCGAGAAAAAGGCGCGAGGCCGACGACGAGTCTCCAAAAAGCAGTGGCAATATTGGCGCG AGTGATTGTGATGGGAAACGGCTTAAAAGATCAGCTCGCTGCAGGGATGAGAGTACTCGCGAGCTGAAAGCCGAAGTGGAAACCAGTTCAGGCAAGCCGGCGGAGCAAAACGCTCAGCCGCCTGATCCGCCTAAGCAGGACTACATACATGTCCGAGCTAGAAGGGGTCAAGCTACTGATAGCCACAGTCTTGCAGAAAGA GCTAGAAGAGAGAAGATAAGCGAGAGGATGAAAATCCTCCAAGATCTGGTCCCTGGTTGTAACAAG GTTATTGGAAAAGCACTTGTGCTTGATGAGATAATTAATTACATCCAATCGCTACAGCGGCAGGTTGAG TTCCTGTCGATGAAGCTTGAAGCAGTTAATACAAGAATGAACCGTGGAATTGAGGCGTTTCCTGCTAAAGAT TTCGGTCAACAAACATTCGATAGTGCTGCAATGGCTTTCGGTACACAGCCTCGAAGGGAATATAACCGCGGCAATTCACCCGAGTGGTTGCATATGCAGGTTGGTGGTGGTTTCGATAGAACAACATAG